Genomic window (Rhododendron vialii isolate Sample 1 chromosome 4a, ASM3025357v1):
CCAATATTTACCAACCATGGGCTAGTGGGTCATAGATGCTATAAGGGCCAGCAGGGTTACAAGGCATGAGGGGGCATCTATGATCTATCGGCCACATACCTCTAACCTACAACCTCCTAAACCCAAACCTTGTGGGAATGCACTGTTTTCCGCTAGACCACCACCCGTGGTAGAAATATTCAACTTGTTGATTGCGAAGAGGCCATTAGAAAAAGCCATTGCAAATTTCCAATTTCTACTTTTCTTTCCCCACAAtcaaacgaaaaacaaaaatgaaagaaatactAATAATACTAACGCTTAAGTAACTAGAAAGCAAGGCCCACCaataaatactactccctccgtccctttttaagtgtcctgcttcgtaactccaacttattaaaaagacatcatcattacacctttcacatcaactttttcctccactttccctacttacccatcatcattacacttttactcactaacttttcaaaataaaatctacttttagggacaaaatagacaatacaccaacttttatcccctaactttacaaaatggacatttattaagggacagcctaaaatggaatactggacacaaaaaaagggacggagggagtagtattctATCTGATAGTCTCCAACTAAAGGACCTTTCGAagtgctgatcaaaaaaaaaaaagtacctttCGAAGTCCTATCGGCTATCACTATCTCTTGTGCAGCTGTGCTTAATAAAGATCTTCAGTGCTGAACAACTCTGATTCCCTCCGCAATATCTCATATAATCTTCGGGTGCCGGGCGGGTATCATACACGTAATACCTTGTCGGCATCCCAACAGtccaaaacaattttggacAGTGGTCGGGTGAGCggagagagagtggagaaaTATGGGACGGCTTGAATTGCAGACGGATAtcgccacgtggtacccgctcgacacccaaaaatttctcatcttttcaTACAATCTGAAAATGACATGAACAATAAAGCACATTTTGAAGGAATGTGGAAATAATAATTGAGTCTTGATACTGACACAAAACACCCGAAGAAAAACTTGATGGTAGATTTTGTGCAAGCAatggccctttttttttcaattttcggAATCCTACTTCAAAAACCAGTATAAAAAGGTGATACTATGCAAAAGAAACTTCATTTTCCCAACAAAACATATCATAAGTCCACTAAAAACAGATAAAACATCAAGAGTGtcggttttcaaaaaaatacgagTGGAATCAAGGGCGGGAGCTACTCTAGGTCAAGTGACGCCACTTGATCTCACTGACCTCCACATTTATACAATACATTTGTTAAATTTTATCAACCTTTCCTCTTCCCGTAATTGATTTAGCTTGTCCCAAGGTAGTGCTCAGTGACGCCCACCCAGCCACCAATTCCCTAACTTTTGTTCCAGAGCCAGCCTTGATTTTTCAGGGtttaaagcaaaaattaaaaatgaggtaTTTTTGTTGGGCTATTATAATGGGGAAAAAAGTAGGAGAGgcatttgaaattcaaaaatttcgAGAGGACCGCAACATCCAGATCAcgcaattttgaatttcaaatgTGGTCCTCTCAAAATTAGGTTATTAACTCTAAGGTGGGTTGATGGATATGTACGTTACTTTTTCCAACATCCAGATCACTCAATTTTCAGAACACGTCTTCTTTGATCTGTTCGTCTTCTTCGACTTGTTCTTCGGCAGGCCGCAGAGAGCCAAGAACAAATGTACATACATAAAGAGTATATCACTctgaaataattttgtcacttgACTTCTTTATAGTCTTTATGTACGTACAAAAATTTCTTGGCTCTCTGCGGCCGGCGGAAGAACAGGTCAAACAAGACGAATATATCATGACAAAGAGGTAATTTTCAACAACTGATTCAATATCTAAGCAACTCCATTGATACCGGTAATATGCAGAGAGACAAGAATGCATAGACCGCACTAGATGGATCAATTACCAGTCCACGTCCTCATCGACATACTCTCAAGGCTACCAATCAAACCCTTGACGATATGCAGCTGTGTATCGAAATCCTTTCTCAATTTAACCCGCGACCCTCGATTCACACAAGCCCACCTCTCACGCTCACCCTCATCATTATCATCCCCAGATTTCCTCCTCCAGGGCCTCTGCCCAGACCACTATGGCAAAATCTACTTCCTCGAGCAGAACCGACAAGCCCTCGGTGATGACGATGATCACTACACTCTCACGGATCTCCAATTTGCAATACCCGGTTTCAACTGTTTTCGAGACGTAGGGTCTTGCCATGGCTTGCTATGTTTGGCTGCCAACATGTTGAGAAACCTAATTTATGTTTGTAACCCTTTTACTCGAGAGTACGTGAGGCTTCCGACCCCCCGATTAGCCCCAGCTTGCAGCACCATCCCCATTCAAAGGTAATAGGATTTGGGTTTTGTGACAAAACCCACGAGTATAAGGTGGTGGAGGTTGTTCATAGTAAACTGCTTTCCGGGGCTCAGACCGCTGATCAATGCTCCAAGGTTTTTGTCTTTACCCTAGGTGATGAGTGTTGGAGAGATAAGGGAGATGTGCCTTATGCTGTTGAGACACTAGCAGGGGTTTTGAACGAGTTTTTGAATGGTGGTGCTCTTCATTGGTTGGTTCATCCCCTGTTAATGTGATTCTTTCGTTTGATGTTGGAGATGGAGTGTTGAGGGTTATTCCTTTTCCTGATCAATTTCGACGTGAGAAAGGTGGATTTTGCtctttaaaaattttgagtgGGTGTCTTTCGATCGTGAATTGTTCTTCGTTTGGCAATCCTGCTGACATATGGGTTATGCTGGATTATGGTGTTGAGGAGTCGTGGACCAAGTGTTTCACATTGAAGGATAGTGAGGTTAGGTCGGGTATTTATCAACCTTTATGCTTTCAATTAAGAGATGGTAAACTTTTGTTTTCGTATAATTGTCACGATTTACGTTTGTATGACCCCCAAACTGGGAGAATGAAAATGCTTAAGATTCGCGGACTTCCTTGTTTTTTTGAAGCGTTTACTCATGTGGGGAGCCTTGTTTCGCGTCCAGGATGTGGACCAAATTAACACGTAGAACTGAGGAATGCAGAAGGGGATACAATTGCACGTAAACCAGCCGAAGATGGAATGTTGAATAAAGAAGATGGTAGAAAGTTGAAAGGGAAAATTGGAATGTGCGGGATTTTTCGAGGAAATAGCACCCGACAAGAGAGATCGATCATTCTGTTTATTCTCCAAGAAGAAGATCAGCTCTTATACGTTCTTAGCATAAGTATGCTTAAAGTTTTGAACGGCGTTTTGTATTATACTCCTACTTGGCACTGTTTTGGTGCTCGCTTCATGCCTCTCTCAGTATCCCTATTTCGATTCTAGATTTTGTTTTTGAGCTCATGAATAAGAATGTCGGGGTCTACTTGACTGTCATTCACTATCTTTTATGGGTGGAAAATAGAGAAGGGGCAAcaacaataagtctaggtacactacatCAAATCACTACACCATTCACTACCATTTTTGTAGGGCTCACCCTGGGTcctaaaaaaatacagaaaaatgttcataaattttaaaataatatattatggggccctgtaaaaaattagctctaacaaatatcggtaagtattatttttcgTAAGGGCGAAATTGTGCAGTTAAATAGTTTCgtccctacaaatcaagaaataatacttaccgatatccgttggagctgattttttacagggccccataatatattattttaaaatttatggacatttttctgtatttttttaggACCCGGAGTGGACCCTACAAAAAtggtagtggatggtgtagtggtttggtgtagtgtatgtagcatctctcggGGCcacaatcctctctctctctgttttgctCTCTGATTTCTTGGTTTCAGAGAGCATTTATAAACTGGTATGCCTCTTGTGTATTGAATATTTCTCCTTGGAAGTTTTGGGctctatttttcaattttttggtgtgtgcaaaaaaaaaaatttgcatgcTCAAGTCTGTCTAAACCGCATCCAAACCGAACCGATCAAACAACACTTCCGGACAGTTGGTGTATGGAGAAAACGACAATCTCCCATGAGCGCATCGAATTGGGAACTGGATCGATCCGTCCAAAACCGATCCGCAGGCAGGCCTAGCATGGACACAAGGGGCCTAGGGCTGATTGCACAGTTTCAGGCAACAGGGAAGTCCTTGGCTCAATGTTTAGTTTTCCCATTTTTCTGGTTACAATTGAAATTCTTGGCTCAATGTTAGGGAATATCACAGGATGAGTTCTAAAAGAAAATTCCTTTGCTTACAAGAATGCTTGGCTGGATTGTCGATGGCTGGAGCCCTTTTGATGCCGGTCAAACTCCTTGAAGTCATTCAAAAAGTTATTGAGTCGATCGAAGAGTCTATTTTAAGCTTTTAGGTGTCTTTTAAGTTCTTAAGAAGTCTTTCTAGTTTTTAGTAGTCAACTATCTTTATTCTTATTAAGTTCTAGTCTAGAAAAtctaagtttatttttcttatgtTGGAGGGTTATTCTAACAAGTCTTATATATATTCTCTGCTATGAATGAAATGCGTAGCTTGGAGTGTTGAGTTTAATACCCTTTGGCTTGTTAAGATGATTAGTTCTTCTTTCATTATTCTTATCCTTTTGGtggcactacaagaaatttgatcAACAACAGCGTTTTTTTACCAGCGCTTGCAAAAAGCGCTACAATAGGAGGTGTATACCAGCATTTTTTTTAGCCACTGCCAGAATGAGGATTTCCCAACACTCAAACCAAAAGCGCTGGAATAGACCGACCCTTTCCCAGCGCCCAAGCAAAAGCGCTAGATCGAATAGGTCCCTCATTTACCATCGTTTAGAAAAAGCTCCCCATTTTCCAGCGACCCAGGAAAAGCACAGGAGTAGAcccaatgaaaaaataaattgatcgACCAAAATCTAATAATATTACTATATGTTATACATTTTTTAATACTCTTCGATCAAATGTGTAGCATTAcccgatcaacttcattcttggtacgattGATGAATTATGTAATATGTAAAAGACGGACAGTTTGGATCGAAAAATAAAGACTCTTGTGGGGGTcggtgataagtgccaaaatattcatattttggccctccaaactacatttgttagtcatttatttttgttaattgatttttattttgttcttttgttgtttataggttgttcgagcccgttgtccgagactttagataaaaagaagattttaaagaagtttgggattAAAATGCGAAATGATCCAAAATCGGGTGGTGCATTTATTATTTCCTGAAGTTCAAgggcctttgtgtgattaaGGTTTCCAATTCCTATATAAACACTTTACCAATTGACTTTAGGGCTCGGAGGCAGCccgtggaaaaaaaaaggaaaacttcAGCAGCTTTTGgacggaagaaaaaaaaggaaaaaggctGTCGGCAGCTTTTGGGAAAAAGTTACGGACAGAAGAATACGGGGACGGGCTGCGGCTCATATTGGTTTTACagtaatgttttctttttctttcaagttttgaagttttgttcaatttttcgcaCACTGGTAACTCGTTTTAGTTTATGTTCTTTAATAAAGTTGTtctttggtatttgtttgattcgtatcttttgtttatttcgtatttagcagcatgtttcaagttagggtttcttttattttatgcgcaatgattagtgagtagtcgttcagGTAGAGTCGCAGGGTGATTGGCACGTTGTggctagttcgggcactgcttcttttatcaaacaatgaaaaaacgattttagattggaaaatacttcccgcggacgaatccgggcatcgtcggagcccatgtgaacgggagaatgggggtccaaaactcattcttcgctgcgcataggtatacggcgaccatagggtctcgcatcttgcggggtatctatttcaatctaaaattaaatgtttttaagaactccaaacagagcagattaatccggactagttacATGTGCTATGAACCCTCcgaccgtacctttcttttaattatctgaaaagtacaatcaatttcgtaggtttagtttaatctcaatgtttcaaaacaacaaagggtggctacctaagagccagtttaattagtaacaacccgaatttttagtcagcacacatcaccgtctttgtggattcgactccggacttaccgaaTATTATGCTgcatcggtctccgccctacgcttggggcaacccattattttaggactaggaaatcggtcaagcatttttggcgccgttgccggggacggtagcgtgtgttaagaattcgggtagttattttttattttttatttttttaatttattttttattttttatcgttgaaaagcaaaaaaaaaaaaaaaaaaaatggcccattttgcggggaggtatggaggttatgcaaaacaatttgattgttcagtgtcgcttcctatattttatggttttacatcagaaaatcatttttcgcatgttcataaacttgaggaagcttttgctagtgatgaagtggctcttttacatgtattcccagcatctttgcgtgatagtgctctagattggtttaattgtttgagtccaagattgacatggggtgagattgtaatacaatttttcaatcatttcaatccctcatatgagactcacatgcttttacaagaactatcagatttctctcaacatgatgatgagtctttgtcacagtgttgggagcgatttaaatttgttgtattctcttggacgtttaattgtgagcttggcagtcttctggttatcttttgccgtggTTTAAACTTTAAGTCatgcgaggtggattttaggtccactgacgaatttctggataaaacccctgaagacgcttgggatttcttagatgaattaacccaaaagctccaatttagTGAGTTGACCAaaagttctgaggataccaattttgatgccagagaaagagaggaaatagaGTCACTTCCTGAGGATATTAATTCTGATGcgggggaaaaagaagaaatagagtCACTTCCTAAGAATTCTGatgcgagagaaaaagagaaaatagagctgcttgtcattagtgaaggctatatgccttttgaggagtcattgcctatAGTTGCACTAGattatatgccttttgaggagaCATTGTCAATAGTTGCACGGAATAATCCAGTACTCTCAGCTCTAGATTGTGCCACCCCTGTTTCTGAATCTCCACttttgcaagagtttttaaatgtggagctgattgattttcttggtgttgatgaatttaatttagtttatcatccatatcttgtggattttgtcaacaatttgaaaattaatctaATTTGGGCTATACATTTGTTggaatttaaatgtctaaaacgAGTTCGGCAAATGTGCTACTCGAAGTATCTTATCTTATGGCATGGTCGGgttcaattcttgataaaaTGTGTAGAATGGAGCGCTATGTTCATTATCTTAGCACTCGTTGGCATAATAAATGATCGGTACCCACGTTTAGCTgcttatactttttttttttttttttttttttttttttttttggtctggtatagccacccgtttctcgcttgagaaatggggagaaaagtagtactcgtgtctttcgcgtgaagaaagtggatggtttcttttttttttttttttatttcttactttatttatttctttcagttatttttcttgctgtcttggaggctaacattttgcaggttgttcgatccaagttggggggtctccctctttCTATAGTTTACCCTGCTTAGCCCTCCTTTTcaaggtgatatctctcctctcttttatgtttctgtcctatctttatttttttatgctttcaatgTGGACATTGAATAATTCAAGTTGAGGGgaaggatcactttgttctttattttgttaaaaaatgaaaatgaaaaaaaatgtggaaatctttttgcatgagacttgaaaGCGGTTGAGATTGGCTCTTCATTGATTGAGTTGGAGATGTGATAGTCATTGTTTGATTATATTGTGGTGGCATTATAGTTATTTTTGCTAGCTTGTCGCGAAGAATTagtcatggcatttatttttagtacatttgcacttcacgtctgtttgggctttggttgcttgtgagctgtgacttgattattcttgatggctagtgtagtggagacttatgccccatgtgagtttagagccttatcttttcttggagtggtgtcaaataaactcttgttgTCACAAAAGAGcaaattcgttgttgatctcattatttttgttattgtcaAGTGTTGAGAATAATTTGAATTGCCTACTTGTCTCTTGGATTTGAAAAGTTgcatggttgtattgccccttggagaggattataggccatctttgaTATCTTGAGCCAGTTCGTTTATTtcttttcatacatttatccaTTATGAGCCCATTTGAGCCTTATGCAtacagcctttttcttgttgagctccaccatctatattgtgtcttgagaaggcTTAGTAATTATGTGGAGGTGAATTATTTAGAAGAGAGAGGGTAAACTTTGTAAGAATTGAGCTTTGATTGTTGGTGATCTTTCCCAttcaaaaaaagaggaaaaaaaataaaatggcaaAAAGGGAAGATACCAATTTATTGTGAAAAGGAGAAACACTTGTTCCTAATGTGGGATTGTATTAAAAGtagtagagagagatgtggcgaagtcgaaaagagaaaaagaaaaaagaaaaaagaaaaaaaaaagaggacacGCATCGTTATATTTGCCTAGGAGTTGTGGTTAGCCTATTCTCAAGACACTTGAATgttttaccctaaccttgaaatgCTTTCCTTTACCTAATGTTATCACCGgaattaaagtcctatttgatcctatggGCAATGGGCTGTAAATTGGTGGATAGAGAGAGTTTTCAACACTTGGTATTTctttcatgagatcgtgtgtccaCTTTATAAAGCGTTCTTTTCATGTCATCATGTGCGGAAGtcttttgctttcatttacataacatctgcctgcacatattgagagtaatatgcaccttgttttgagtgatttcaattgttgagtgcatgacacggtgagatttgaagttgaGACTCGGTCCAGagagaacttttggttatttttcacttgtaaccgaagcccttgttcacacacgctaagtATTGGTgccatgacttatttttctgacttgatagtatctagaactgcttatgACCGTTATCTCTTTGCGATGGCTTCATGTTCTTTGTTTGGGTATCATTGAGCTGTCTTACAGTTTTCGGATTTCATGTGAAAGGATTCttggtgttttgtgggtaatcactgctgaaaaccctcacgagacttcactcgtcctaccggggccgcccgggggtttaaaagaaatatccattttaattagttgcatttgttttctttgctcgggactagcaaagtgtaagttggggggtgtgataagtgccaaaatattcatattttggccctccaaactacatttgttagtcatttatttttgttaattgatttttattttgttcttttgttgtttataggttgttcgagcccgttgtccgagactttagataaaaagaagattttaaagaagtttgggattAAAATGCGAAATGATCCAAAATCGGGTGGTGCATTTATTATTTCCTGAAGTTCAAgggcctttgtgtgattaaGGTTTCCAATTCCTATATAAACACTTTACCAATTGACTTTAGGGCTCGGAGGCAGCccgtggaaaaaaaaaggaaaacttcAGCAGCTTTTGgacggaagaaaaaaaaggaaaaaggctGTCGGCAGCTTTTGGGAAAAAGTTACGGACAGAAGAATACGGGGACGGGCTGCGGCTCATATTGGTTTTACagtaatgttttctttttctttcaagttttgaagttttgttcaatttttcgcaCACTGGTAACTCGTTTTAGTTTATGTTCTTTAATAAAGTTGTtctttggtatttgtttgattcgtatcttttgtttatttcgtatttagcagcatgtttcaagttagggtttcttttattttatgcgcaatgattagtgagtagtcgttcagGTAGAGTCGCAGGGTGATTGGCACGTTGTggctagttcgggcactgcttcttttatcaaacaatgaaaaaacgattttagattggaaaatacttcccgcggacgaatccgggcatcgtcggagcccatgtgaacgggagaatgggggtccaaaactcattcttcgctgcgcataggtatacggcgaccatagggtctcgcatcttgcggggtatctatttcaatctaaaattaaatgtttttaagaactccaaacagagcagattaatccggactagttacATGTGCTATGAACCCTCcgaccgtacctttcttttaattatctgaaaagtacaatcaatttcgtaggtttagtttaatctcaatgtttcaaaacaacaaagggtggctacctaagagccagtttaattagtaacaacccgaatttttagtcagcacacatcaccgtctttgtggattcgactccggacttaccggatattatgctgcatcggtctccgccctacgcttggggcaacccattattttaggactaggaaatcggtcaagcagtcGGGTTGTGATCTAATACTTTAATGCCTAGGGATGCATTAAATGTTGTCCGATCAGACGGTCGTCGATATCCAATGATCTctgattttggtgacaatgacGGAATAAATGAGACGTGaaattctaacggttcaaatcgaCCAccgtaaaaaattatttggtaaCGACCTTTAAATTCTATACATTAAATacaatttcattaacaaaatgtttttttttttccgatcaaGTGTGTAGCGATACCCGATTAACTTTATTCTTAGTAAGAATGATGAACTCCGTAATATGTAAAAATagacagttcaaataaaaaaataaagactttggTGGGGTCCGAATGCATCTAATACTTTAATGCCTCGATCGCTACACAATCACGATGATCCaatccgttcattttgttgtccttgttgattaaatcattcCCGTAAAATTTTGCCTATATCGAAACAAGAAATATTCCCATTAGATGCATTATTTGGGGTCGTGGTGGTAGTGATTGGAGAAGATCCtgtaaaatataaatataaaaactaCTAAAATAAAGCTTTTGAAATCTTAGTGGAATAGAAATAGAACAtagaacataaaaaataattttcatggAAGGAGTGGATTCACCCtttttataatataataataataaacaaaaaaaatagagtgttaaacatatgttatatattaaatatttcaaaacatgTAATGAAAATGTTGTTTGGTGAAATGGTTGGACTCCCAAACTATCCGAAATCAACATGAAAAATGACTTCCAAGGTGAGAGAAGGCTTTCCATGGGCTAAAATGAGAGAAGACTTTCGAGATTTGAATGAATTCCACGTGCTTAATTTCCCCCTACAACCGTGTAATTGGGATTAGTTTTGTCTCTTATATATCCTTCCATCGACCGCTTCAATTTTACTAATTACGGGTGTTTTCACAACCAACAACTTGTGGATCAtaactttttgattttatttactttcaaaaaaaattagcttttgttagttttgcgccacgTTTTTATGTAATATTCATGCGTCTCAATGAAAAgaaccgaaaaagtaaaaaattatgacttttacaccaGTATTTTCTAAAAGTTGTtattaataattgaaaatttattgatTCACTGGAAAACCTTTTTTTGCATCTTTTTTCATTGGGTTTGGATCTTCTTCAGTCCAACCTCTTGAACGAGACGGAACAGTTTCAATCTGAATCGTCCATTGTTCTTGCATTCACTTACAGGAATTGAAGTTTGAGACTATATTACGTTTCGATGTGCCTTTAGGCTGCTAGTTcataaaataaaccaaaccacGACGAAGTTCATATTTTGGGCCACCAGAAATTCATTAAATGAGCCACACAATTCGCTATAGGTATACCGTACACCCACAAATAAAATGAGCCATTAAAATCATAAAATATGAGTCACGAAAATTCATGAGATGAGCCACAAAAATTCGTTAAATGGGTGTGAACGGAATACTTTTCGCTGGCTGGAAAAATGGCTTCCAAAATGAGAAACGGCTTTCCATCcgataaaatgagagaaaactTTCCACGTGCTTCCCCTGAATTCCACGTGGTTTCCCCTACAACCGTGGTACTCCAGCCCATGgtcgagaaatttttggttgcaaatcaggtggtactcgtacagtacattcgagccgtccaaacaATACAACCAatggctcagattgaaacattttttttttatttttgtttttgtcaaatttGTTTCGTACCTAGCTTTCAATCCGAGCTGTCAGTTCCATGTTTGGACGGTTCGTATGCGCTGTACGGATACCACGTCAGCCATACTCATACCTATTTGCACCCAAATTTTTAAGAGTTGGCCAACCTTGCCAGCCCATGCATGgtcttttttttctcctctttttttgaGGAAGGAGATAATATATTCATAACCCTAAACAGATTACGTACAAAGTATTCCTATAAAAGCCATTtgactttcttcttcttcttttttttatattttatctcTCATACTAGGAGTAATAAATTAGATTTAATTagtactgtaattttttttcataaccaTACACGGATTACGTAACGTACTACGTATACTAGGGTCGTATACTAGGAGCGTAACTAGTACGTATACTAGGAGCCCACAAAAGTAATTAACTCCTATAAAAGCCACTtgactttcttttttatatattttatcaCTTCATGTCCTGATAAATTAAGAAAATGATGATCGAAATAGcctaatttgtttaaaataatattttaaggattttttaaaaaaaccaacGGGATATCAGTATTAGCTTGATCAAATTTTTGTTACATCTCTTGACTAAAAATTGAACGAAGAATTGATCAAGTTATAATTACtgatatttgattgagctaatttttggaCAAGGATCCTtagaaaagtattttaaacaaattaagcgGCTCTGATCATTTGTATGGAACTGACTTTGGGTCGCACGTAGCCCGGTATACATTTGGTTTACACTAAATGATGTACCCATAGGCAGAGTACCGCGAGAAATATGTAATGACTTTGCAGCAAAATTATAGAATGACACCACTAACAAATTCCTGGAGT
Coding sequences:
- the LOC131323602 gene encoding F-box protein At3g07870-like, encoding MDQLPVHVLIDILSRLPIKPLTICSCVSKSFLNLTRDPRFTQAHLSRSPSSLSSPDFLLQGLCPDHYGKIYFLEQNRQALGDDDDHYTLTDLQFAIPGFNCFRDVGSCHGLLCLAANMLRNLIYVCNPFTREYVRLPTPRLAPACSTIPIQRGFERVFEWWCSSLVGSSPVNVILSFDVGDGVLRVIPFPDQFRREKGGFCSLKILSGCLSIVNCSSFGNPADIWVMLDYGVEESWTKCFTLKDSEVRSGIYQPLCFQLRDGKLLFSYNCHDLRLYDPQTGRMKMLKIRGLPCFFEAFTHVGSLVSRPGCGPN